GAAGACCAGAAGTGATGCTATTTCTGCAAAGTGTGTATTCCCTGTTACATACCGTTTCACTTCTGAAATTAGCAtagtgtgcatgtttttttgagGTGGTGCTGTAGGTCTCTGCTTGTCTGCAGACacttcctcccacagtccaatGAGCTCTAAAGTGCCTGTATGTGTGGGTTATATGTCTCTGTGAACGCTTGGTTTGGCTATAAACCACCACAACCCTGCAggtgaaaagtgtgtgtatagATACCTACTTTTATCTTGACAGGCCACTGCTAACGGTAAACTAAGGTGTTTGTAACCAGCTGATCTGTGTTCACAGGCTCACCTCTCTGCCAGAGAAACCTGCCTTCATTGACTGGAGCTACTACAAGACTACTGTGGCTAAAGCCGGCATGGTGGATGAGTTTGAAAAGAAGGTAAGAGAAGATTTTATTTGAACAGAagtgtgaataaaacatttacattattattagGCACAGTAATGGTTGTGAGACCATAATAACAGCATGTAGagtattttattgttatcaaATGTGGTATTAACTTCCAGTCTCCTCTCAGTTCAGTGCCCTGAAGGTTCCTGAGCCTGTAGACACTCAGACAGCTCTTATCAACGCCCAGGAGGCAGAATCGGTGAGTGTCTTTAGCTTGAGTGTCCCATCATTTACACAAGCATGTGGTGGATGAAGACCTTAGaaaagcagcattcattttaataatttcctGCAAAATATAGATGTTCTATATATTTTGTGGATTTGTTTTAGATGGTTTACTGTTATTTACTGTTGTTCCAATGTGCTGTAAGATCACATGCAAAGTAGTGGCAATGGCTTTTTGTTGTGTCTTCCAGAACTCGACAGCTGCAGCCTACATTGAAGCATCCAAAGCTCGTATCGCCCAGTATGAAAAAGAGGTGgaaattattatatatgtataaactTGCATCATCATGAAAATTGTCTAACACACAGATCTACAATCCGGatcacacacacgtacagactAAAGGTGTGGTCACATTACACCGCCGTCTCCTGTTCACTTCTATTGAAGCCCGTAAGACGGTCAAATTCTAGTGAGCGTTTCCtcgggtcagaggtcagagatcAGAGGTCTGTTATCAGTTTGAATGATCAATCTCTATTTATTGCCTGCTGCACGACTGCCTGTCGTGACAGGACATCCTTTACACCTGTAATGCGACCATACCTTTagactgctgctgtctgtggatGTGAGTACCAAATGAGTCACTCCTTCACCTCCACTGAGCTGCGGTGAAATCCTACAGCTAGAAAAATCAAAATGCAGTAATACTACTGTGTTATTGTCTTCATTTACCTGATTCTACTGGAAACACTTCATCCTGAtcctctgctcttccttccCCCAGCTGGAGAAATTCAAGAACATGATTCCCTTCGACCAGATGACCATCGAAGACCTGAACAACACTTTCCCAGAAACCAAGCtggacaaagagaaacatcCTTACTGGCCACACAAACCCATATCTGACCTGTAAACGTATTCTATATATCCTGTATCTGAGGAGaacctgtacagtatgtgtataaaaAGTCTTGTTTCATCCATTCAGaatcactgaaatgttgttCCACTGTAAGAACTATATGAATGGAGGGGAAAAATTAAacgtatttgttttgtttct
The sequence above is a segment of the Enoplosus armatus isolate fEnoArm2 chromosome 17, fEnoArm2.hap1, whole genome shotgun sequence genome. Coding sequences within it:
- the atp5pd gene encoding ATP synthase subunit d, mitochondrial, which codes for MAGRRAALKAIDWVAFAERVPPNQRTMFNNLKTRSDAISAKLTSLPEKPAFIDWSYYKTTVAKAGMVDEFEKKFSALKVPEPVDTQTALINAQEAESNSTAAAYIEASKARIAQYEKELEKFKNMIPFDQMTIEDLNNTFPETKLDKEKHPYWPHKPISDL